Proteins encoded within one genomic window of Raineyella fluvialis:
- a CDS encoding GNAT family N-acetyltransferase, with protein MNPRESPSRPFTAPDRPTPATPVRAVAEGPGTKILPLAALTTAEIIAVYDDLLRPSFRREELPSIGDVLRVYAGDHPAPSGVLLRDGRPLGIHLCETYVDGQVLMLSHLAVASSARGGGIGSQLFDHLAGSMAEISPNAVLLAEIDDPRVWPGTPGTGDPVARLQFYGRHGARLLPMAFVQPQLQPGAGRVAGMFLIRLDRHAHPAPDLLARFLTEYYSVYEGPGSLDDPVLRTLLDAAEGVDLDRDLLPIEDWEQLPRAIG; from the coding sequence GTGAACCCCCGTGAGTCCCCTTCACGTCCCTTCACGGCCCCGGATCGTCCGACACCGGCGACGCCTGTGCGGGCGGTGGCCGAGGGGCCCGGCACGAAGATCCTCCCGCTCGCGGCGCTCACCACGGCGGAGATCATCGCCGTGTACGACGACCTGCTGCGCCCCTCCTTCCGGCGGGAGGAGTTGCCGAGCATCGGCGACGTCCTCCGCGTCTATGCCGGCGACCACCCCGCACCCTCGGGGGTCCTCCTGCGGGACGGGCGTCCGCTCGGCATCCACCTGTGTGAGACGTACGTGGACGGCCAGGTGCTGATGCTCAGCCACCTGGCGGTGGCCTCCTCGGCCCGCGGCGGCGGGATCGGGTCGCAACTGTTCGACCACCTGGCGGGGTCGATGGCCGAAATCAGCCCGAACGCCGTGCTGCTGGCCGAGATCGACGACCCGCGGGTGTGGCCGGGGACCCCGGGCACCGGGGATCCGGTGGCCCGGCTCCAGTTCTACGGCCGGCACGGCGCCCGGTTGCTGCCGATGGCGTTCGTCCAGCCCCAGCTGCAGCCCGGCGCGGGACGGGTCGCGGGGATGTTCCTGATCCGACTCGATCGGCATGCCCACCCGGCGCCCGACCTGCTGGCCCGGTTCCTGACCGAGTACTACTCCGTGTACGAGGGGCCCGGGTCCCTGGATGACCCGGTGCTGCGTACGCTCCTGGATGCCGCGGAGGGTGTGGACCTCGACCGTGACCTGCTGCCGATCGAGGACTGGGAGCAACTGCCTCGAGCTATCGGCTGA
- a CDS encoding HdeD family acid-resistance protein, with product MAMDIVAVPSATRKPTGWDLLVGIAPVLAGLVLLGEAALATTMSVWLIGWFALVSGTVVLLATLSPSRSAGSWQSVLGGAALIVAGLVILLRFPVLGIVDLTLVGAAMLLGSGLTRLVFGWALPVGRWWLVVGGLVPMLAGLFVLLHLGLASTQLLGFLLGGQALLEGIAVISTGRPRPEPAA from the coding sequence ATGGCAATGGACATCGTGGCCGTCCCCAGCGCGACGAGGAAGCCGACCGGGTGGGACCTGCTGGTGGGGATCGCGCCGGTGCTTGCCGGCCTGGTCCTGCTCGGTGAAGCCGCCCTTGCGACCACGATGTCGGTCTGGTTGATCGGCTGGTTCGCCCTGGTCTCCGGAACGGTGGTGCTCCTGGCCACGCTCTCCCCGTCCCGATCGGCCGGCTCGTGGCAGTCGGTGCTCGGTGGGGCCGCCCTGATCGTCGCCGGTCTGGTCATCCTGCTGCGCTTTCCCGTGCTCGGCATCGTGGATCTCACCCTCGTCGGCGCCGCGATGCTTCTCGGCAGTGGCCTGACCCGGCTGGTCTTCGGCTGGGCACTCCCGGTCGGACGCTGGTGGCTGGTCGTCGGCGGACTGGTCCCGATGCTGGCGGGACTCTTCGTCCTGCTGCACCTGGGCCTGGCCTCGACCCAGCTCCTCGGCTTCCTGCTGGGGGGCCAGGCCCTGCTGGAGGGCATCGCGGTGATCTCCACCGGCCGCCCACGTCCAGAGCCCGCGGCCTGA
- the dhaK gene encoding dihydroxyacetone kinase subunit DhaK, whose translation MKKLINAPDAVVADALRGFEAAYAGRVKVDHELATVYRADPPLLGTVGLVSGGGSGHEPLHAGYVGHGMLSAACCGQVFTSPVPEQVLTATRRVDTGAGVLQLVKNYTGDVMNFEMAAEMAAEEEGGLEIATVVLDDDVAVENSTWTAGRRGTGATVFAEKLAGAAAEEGRPLADVAAIARRVNENARSMGMALAPCTPPSAGRPNFTLAEDEMEMGVGIHGEPGRATAPLAPAAEIAEQLLAPILADLPFSRGDQVLTLVNGMGSTPLIELYLMYGEVARILAAHGIHVARPLVGNFITSLDMAGCSVTLVRADDELVRLWDAPVDTPALRWGR comes from the coding sequence ATGAAGAAGCTCATCAACGCACCGGACGCGGTGGTCGCCGACGCCCTGCGCGGCTTCGAGGCAGCGTACGCCGGTCGGGTGAAGGTCGACCACGAGCTGGCCACCGTCTACCGCGCCGACCCACCGCTGCTCGGCACGGTGGGACTGGTCTCCGGGGGCGGTTCGGGGCACGAACCGCTGCACGCCGGCTATGTCGGGCACGGCATGTTGTCGGCCGCCTGCTGCGGCCAGGTCTTCACCTCCCCGGTGCCCGAACAGGTCCTCACCGCCACCCGACGCGTCGACACCGGGGCCGGGGTCCTCCAACTGGTGAAGAACTACACGGGCGACGTGATGAACTTCGAGATGGCCGCGGAGATGGCGGCCGAGGAGGAAGGCGGCCTCGAGATCGCGACGGTGGTCCTCGACGACGATGTGGCGGTGGAGAATTCGACCTGGACCGCGGGCCGCCGCGGCACCGGTGCCACGGTGTTCGCCGAGAAGCTCGCGGGCGCGGCCGCCGAGGAGGGCCGCCCGCTCGCGGACGTCGCGGCGATCGCCCGCCGGGTCAACGAGAACGCCCGCAGCATGGGCATGGCCCTCGCCCCCTGTACGCCACCCAGCGCCGGACGGCCGAACTTCACCCTTGCCGAGGACGAGATGGAGATGGGGGTCGGGATCCACGGGGAGCCGGGCCGGGCAACCGCGCCGCTCGCCCCCGCCGCCGAGATCGCCGAGCAGCTCCTCGCGCCGATCCTCGCCGACCTCCCGTTCTCCCGCGGCGACCAGGTCCTGACGCTGGTCAACGGCATGGGCTCCACGCCCCTGATCGAGCTCTACCTGATGTATGGCGAGGTGGCCCGGATCCTCGCGGCCCACGGGATCCACGTCGCGCGGCCGTTGGTGGGCAACTTCATCACCTCACTCGACATGGCCGGCTGCTCCGTCACCCTGGTCCGCGCCGACGACGAACTCGTCCGGCTCTGGGACGCCCCGGTCGACACCCCGGCACTGCGGTGGGGGCGATGA
- the dhaL gene encoding dihydroxyacetone kinase subunit DhaL — protein MMTPPDDPTTRGTAATSLTVEGLTRWLRTYATTIADHEEHLTELDAAIGDADHGTNMARGMTSVAALLDDQTFETLDVLAKKVGMALVSAVGGAAGPLYGTFWLRFAQPLAGLATADADQLSRALHAAVDGVRQRGKADVGDKTMLDALVPAVDAYDTAITQGADLPVALTRAAEAADAGCAATVPMVARKGRASYLGERSAGHQDPGATSAALLLRAAVK, from the coding sequence ATGATGACCCCACCGGACGATCCGACGACCCGGGGCACCGCGGCCACGTCCCTGACCGTCGAGGGCCTGACGCGGTGGCTACGAACGTACGCCACCACGATCGCCGACCACGAGGAGCACCTCACCGAGCTCGACGCCGCGATCGGCGATGCCGACCACGGCACCAACATGGCACGTGGGATGACGTCGGTGGCTGCCCTGCTCGACGACCAGACCTTCGAGACCCTCGACGTCCTGGCCAAGAAGGTCGGAATGGCGCTGGTCAGTGCGGTGGGCGGCGCCGCCGGGCCGCTCTACGGGACCTTCTGGCTCAGGTTCGCCCAGCCGCTGGCGGGGCTGGCCACCGCAGACGCCGACCAGCTGAGCCGGGCCCTGCACGCGGCGGTCGACGGCGTACGCCAGCGCGGCAAGGCCGACGTCGGTGACAAGACGATGCTGGACGCCCTCGTGCCGGCCGTGGACGCGTACGACACCGCGATCACACAAGGGGCGGACCTGCCGGTCGCGCTGACCCGTGCGGCCGAGGCCGCCGACGCGGGATGTGCGGCGACGGTCCCCATGGTCGCCCGCAAGGGACGCGCCAGCTACCTCGGCGAGCGCAGTGCCGGTCACCAGGACCCGGGCGCGACCAGTGCCGCGCTGCTGCTGCGCGCGGCGGTGAAGTGA
- a CDS encoding HPr family phosphocarrier protein — protein MIGIVVVSHSRPLADAAVALAGATVPTGPRPGVAIAAGIPQHDDSGTASPSWAFGTDAAVVAEAITSVDSPDGVLVLMDIGSAVMSAQLATEFLGPDVATHVQLCSAPLVEGLIAAVVTAAGGAPLARVAAMARDGLAAKQDLVGDQVTAGTPDPPVPTADDARPTVVRDLPVVSRIGLHLRPVARLVALAQAYDADVWLSNPGRASVRVQASDITELLALAATQGDTLRLEASGRQAEEAAAAIGALAASGFGDLDGDADFPGPSTAARRSIGE, from the coding sequence ATGATCGGCATCGTCGTCGTCTCGCACAGCCGGCCACTCGCGGACGCGGCGGTGGCGCTCGCGGGCGCGACGGTGCCGACCGGGCCACGACCGGGAGTGGCGATCGCCGCGGGGATCCCCCAGCACGACGACAGCGGAACAGCCTCCCCGAGCTGGGCCTTCGGCACCGATGCCGCCGTCGTCGCGGAGGCGATCACCTCGGTCGACTCCCCGGACGGTGTCCTGGTGCTGATGGACATCGGCTCCGCGGTGATGAGCGCGCAACTGGCCACGGAGTTCCTCGGCCCGGACGTCGCCACGCACGTGCAGCTGTGCAGTGCGCCGCTGGTCGAGGGGCTGATCGCCGCGGTGGTGACGGCCGCGGGCGGTGCTCCCCTGGCCCGGGTCGCCGCCATGGCCCGCGACGGCCTGGCGGCCAAGCAGGACCTCGTCGGTGATCAGGTGACCGCGGGGACGCCCGATCCCCCCGTGCCCACGGCCGACGACGCCCGGCCGACGGTGGTGCGGGATCTCCCGGTGGTCAGCCGGATCGGGCTGCACCTGCGCCCGGTCGCCCGGCTGGTGGCGTTGGCGCAGGCGTACGACGCCGACGTCTGGCTGAGCAACCCCGGCCGCGCCTCCGTGCGAGTGCAGGCCAGCGACATCACCGAGCTCCTCGCCCTGGCGGCGACACAGGGCGACACCCTGCGACTCGAGGCCAGCGGCAGACAGGCCGAGGAGGCCGCCGCGGCGATCGGCGCCCTGGCGGCGAGTGGCTTCGGTGACCTCGACGGGGATGCGGATTTTCCGGGTCCCAGCACAGCCGCCCGGCGTAGCATCGGGGAATGA
- a CDS encoding DUF302 domain-containing protein, translating to MGFALTIDLERPFGEVLAATRGALAASGFGIVSEIDLQKTLRDKIGVDVGEHVILGACNPRYAQRGLEIEPSLGVLLPCNVVVRHSAGLTVVEAIDPETMVMVTENPAMADLADEVRQALKQALDQVSAS from the coding sequence ATGGGCTTCGCCCTGACCATCGATCTGGAACGGCCGTTCGGCGAGGTCCTGGCGGCGACCCGGGGGGCGCTGGCCGCCAGCGGGTTCGGCATCGTCAGCGAGATCGACCTGCAGAAGACGCTGCGGGACAAGATCGGCGTCGACGTCGGCGAACACGTCATCCTCGGCGCCTGCAACCCGCGGTACGCCCAGCGCGGGCTCGAGATCGAGCCGTCCCTGGGGGTGCTCCTGCCCTGCAATGTGGTCGTACGACACAGCGCCGGGCTGACCGTGGTGGAGGCCATCGACCCCGAGACGATGGTGATGGTGACGGAGAATCCCGCGATGGCGGACCTCGCCGACGAGGTCCGCCAGGCCCTCAAACAGGCCTTGGACCAGGTGTCCGCGAGCTGA
- a CDS encoding slipin family protein, with protein sequence MTSGTIVPILVVVLVLLLLAASIRVLPEYQRGIVFRLGRVRPVYNAGLRLLIPWVDRLVRVDLRVITHTIPAQEIITNDNVSARVNAVVLFRVIDPAKAILEVEQFQVATSQIAQTTLRSLLGRVDLDQLLAHREDLNVDLRARMDERTKPWGVEVRVVEIKDVELPESMQRAMARQAEAERERRAKVINAHGELQASEELRRAADTLSASPASIQLRYLQTLLEVGADQNSTIIFPMPIDLLAPFMGQSRTWPVGFAPHTAGPQTTPEDARQEPGTA encoded by the coding sequence ATGACCAGCGGAACCATCGTCCCCATCCTCGTCGTCGTCCTGGTCCTCCTGTTGCTGGCGGCCTCGATCCGGGTCCTGCCCGAGTACCAGCGCGGCATCGTCTTCCGCCTGGGTCGCGTACGCCCCGTCTACAACGCTGGGTTGCGCCTCCTCATCCCCTGGGTGGACCGGCTGGTCCGGGTGGACCTACGCGTCATCACCCACACCATCCCGGCCCAGGAGATCATCACCAACGACAACGTGTCCGCCCGGGTCAACGCCGTGGTGCTGTTCCGGGTGATCGATCCGGCGAAGGCGATCCTCGAGGTCGAACAGTTCCAGGTCGCCACCTCCCAGATCGCCCAGACCACACTGCGCTCACTGCTGGGCCGGGTCGACCTCGACCAGCTGCTGGCCCACCGCGAGGACCTCAACGTGGACCTACGGGCACGGATGGATGAGCGTACGAAGCCCTGGGGCGTCGAGGTGCGGGTCGTCGAGATCAAGGACGTCGAGCTGCCGGAGAGCATGCAGCGGGCGATGGCCCGCCAGGCCGAGGCCGAGCGTGAGCGGCGCGCCAAGGTGATCAATGCCCATGGCGAGCTGCAGGCATCGGAGGAGCTGCGCCGCGCGGCCGACACCCTCTCGGCGAGTCCCGCCTCGATCCAGCTGCGCTACCTGCAGACGCTGCTCGAGGTCGGCGCCGATCAGAACTCGACCATCATCTTCCCGATGCCGATCGATCTGCTGGCGCCGTTCATGGGGCAGTCCCGGACATGGCCGGTGGGCTTCGCACCCCACACCGCAGGTCCGCAGACCACCCCGGAGGACGCGCGGCAGGAGCCCGGTACAGCCTGA